One genomic region from Terriglobus aquaticus encodes:
- a CDS encoding VOC family protein, producing MRYHDADAAIQWLERALGFTQHAVYRHPDKGHVVHAELVHRRSRGGVGMVMLGSTHNESEMATHYRRPAEVGGVTSSAYLIVDDCDPVYAAAQSTSAEILMTLRTMDYGGKAFAVRDPEGHIWSVGEYDPFALLTA from the coding sequence ATGCGTTATCACGATGCCGACGCAGCCATCCAGTGGCTGGAACGTGCTCTCGGCTTTACGCAGCACGCCGTGTACCGTCATCCGGATAAGGGTCACGTGGTCCATGCGGAGCTGGTGCATCGCCGCAGTCGCGGTGGTGTTGGCATGGTCATGCTGGGCAGCACACACAACGAATCCGAAATGGCGACGCATTATCGCCGGCCAGCCGAGGTCGGCGGAGTCACCTCAAGCGCGTACCTGATCGTGGACGACTGCGACCCGGTCTACGCAGCAGCGCAAAGCACCAGTGCGGAGATCCTAATGACACTGCGGACCATGGACTACGGCGGCAAAGCGTTCGCCGTCCGCGACCCGGAAGGACATATCTGGTCCGTGGGTGAGTACGATCCGTTTGCTCTGCTAACTGCCTAG